Proteins from one Chiloscyllium punctatum isolate Juve2018m chromosome 4, sChiPun1.3, whole genome shotgun sequence genomic window:
- the LOC140476002 gene encoding EEF1A lysine methyltransferase 3-like, giving the protein MAATQSREQCSSKARESENRTPTAAIRRSNFEFCGFNLKIVRFMDAELGVSSYVWEAGVALCRYFEKENVSFTGKKVIELGSGTGIVGILATLLGGNVTMTDQPAILRQINNNISINVPFACRHRLKVCALTWGEDLNNFNTDYDVVLGSDIVYSSSSYTALVDTLRHLCSQRTTIYLASEFRSGNGSLSFHEVTLPGYFNCQVVDRLETKYIAVYKMTKLGSLDCKQ; this is encoded by the exons ATGGCGGCGACCCAGAGTCGAGAGCAATGTAGCTCCAAAGCTCGCGAGAGTGAGAATCGAACCCCGACTGCTGCAATTCGCAGGAGCAACTTCGAATTTTGCGGATTTAATCTAAAGATCGTTCGATTCATGGATGCTGAATTGGGCGTCTCCTCGTATGTCTGGGAGGCT GGGGTTGCGCTTTGCCGGTACTTCGAAAAGGAAAACGTCAGTTTTACTGGGAAGAAAGTGATTGAATTGGGATCAGGCACTGGAATCGTGGGGATCCTAGCAACCTTGCTCG GTGGAAATGTTACCATGACAGACCAACCAGCAATTCTGAGGCAAATAAACAACAACATCTCCATTAACGTCCCTTTTGCCTGCAGGCACCGTTTAAAAGTGTGTGCCCTGACCTGGGGTGAAGATCTAAATAACTTTAATACCGACTATGATGTCGTCCTGGGATCGGATATTGTCTATTCTTCATCTTCTTATACTGCACTTGTAGATACTCTGAGGCATCTCTGCAGCCAACGAACAACGATTTACCTGGCTTCCGAATTTCGAAGTGGGAATGGATCTCTTTCCTTCCATGAAGTGACTCTCCCTGGCTATTTTAACTGCCAGGTTGTGGACAGATTAGAGACTAAATACATAGCTGTCTACAAAATGACCAAACTTGGTTCTCTAGACTGTAAGCAATAG